One genomic region from Amblyraja radiata isolate CabotCenter1 chromosome 47, sAmbRad1.1.pri, whole genome shotgun sequence encodes:
- the LOC116968897 gene encoding extracellular matrix protein 1-like, translated as MCLGTGVRGQVCGDRCVETVPIDGAAPTTDGCSNPPVGARHLSRVARAPPGSMISPWGFASPEIHFPPPKPNQNNIDNICSLRRFRPVYELATMASDPSGHHREMARTINQLETVYAKCCAGSDKAACAARSFTPPTNPVPLLQWSQLLVHFCMEPTEKSGASTPCCLKVGAARDTCFASRAIFPNHDREVHFLNLAEVCLKELDILCRSPIEVLKDGPSSILVKALRKNCCKGQTAAKAKKCASGERVRFADQACKKEAKKWSDTHGCCKTTGASCFDTKYLANVKVIAKTPNDINLKQF; from the exons TTCCCATAGATGGTGCAGCCCCGACGACGGACGGCTGTTCCAATCCCCCGGTTGGTGCCCGCCATCTATCCCGTGTTGCCCGCGCGCCGCCCGGCAGCATGATCTCGCCCTGGGGTTTCGCCAGCCCCGAGATCCACTTCCCCCCTCCAAAGCCCAACCAGAACAACATAGACAACATCTGCTCGCTGCGGCGTTTCCGGCCCGTGTACGAACTGGCCACCATGGCCTCCGACCCCAGCGGACACCACCGGGAGATGGCACGCACCATCAACCAGCTCGAGACCGTCTACGCCAAGTGCTGTGCCGGCAGCGACAAGGCGGCCTGCGCCGCTCGCTCG TTCACCCCGCCCACCAACCCCGTGCCCCTGCTCCAGTGGTCACAGCTGTTGGTCCACTTCTGCATGGAACCAACGGAGAAATCGGGAGCATCCACCCCATGTTGCCTGAAGGTGGGCGCGGCGAGGGACACCTGCTTCGCCAGCCGAGCCATCTTCCCCAACCACGACCGTGAAGTCCACTTCCTCAACCTGGCCGAGGTGTGCCTGAAGGAGCTGGATATTCTCTGCCGTTCACCCATTGAGGTGCTCAAGgacgg gCCGTCAAGTATTCTGGTGAAGGCGCTGAGGAAGAATTGCTGCAAAGGGCAAACTGCGGCAAAGGCGAAGAAATGTGCATCGGGAGAG AGAGTCAGGTTTGCGGACCAGGCATGCAAGAAAGAGGCCAAGAAGTGGAGTGATACACACGGCTGCTGCAAAACGACCGGTGCCTCGTGCTTTGATACCAAGTATCTTGCAAACGTGAAGGTGATCGCAAAGACTCCCAATGACATTAACCTGAAACAATTCTGA